Within Inmirania thermothiophila, the genomic segment GCCCGCGTGGAGTGGCTGGAGCGCACCGGGCTCGGGCTGGTCCAAGACGGCGTCGGCGCCGTCATCGTCAACGCGAGCTGCACCTACCACCGCGCCCTGGTCTACCCCGGCGAGATCGAGGTCGCGGTCTACGCCGGCCCGCCCGGGCGCTCCAGCTTCGAGACCTGGTACGCGCTGCACCGCACCGACGCGCCGGAGGTCCTGTGCGCCGAGGGCCAGGCCCGCGTGGTCTGGGTCGACCACCGGGCGGGCCGGTCCGTGCCCCTGCCGGAGGCGCTGCGCGCCCTGCTCCCGGCGCCCGCGCCGGACGGCGTGCCGGCCTCGTCGTGAGCCTGGGCCCGACCGGCGTCCCGGCGCTGCAGGTCCCGTGCCCGCGCACCCCGCCGCGGCGCCTCAGCCGATGATCCCGGCCTCGCGCAGCCGCGCGATCTCCCCCGCCTCGACCCCGGCCAGCTCCCGCAGGACGTCCTCGGTGTGCTCGCCGAGGGCGGGCGGTGCCGCCTCGGCCATCCGCGCCGCGCCGTCCATACGGATGGGCGAGGCCACCTGGGGCAGCGCCCCCCAGCGCGGGTGGGTCAGCCGGCGCGCCAGTCCGCGGTGGCGGACCTGGGGATCGGCGAAGACGTCGGCGACGTCGTTGATGGGGCCGGCGGGCACCGCCGCCGCCTCCAGCGCCTGCACCCAATGGGCCCGCGGGCGCTCGCGCAGCCGTGCGGCCAGCAGCGGGATCAGCGCCTCGCGGTGGCGCACGCGGGCGGCGTTGGTGGCGAAGCGCGGCTCGTCGGCGAGCCCCGCAAGCCCCAGCACGTCGCAGAAGCGGCGGAACTGCGCGTCGTTGCCCACCGCCACCACGAACCAGCCGTCGGCGGCCTCGAAGGCCTGGTAGGGCACGATGTTGGGATGGGCGTTGCCGAGCCGGCGCGGCGGCTCGCCCGAGACCAGGTAGTTGAGCGCCTGGTTGGCGAGGCAGGCCACCTCCACGTCCATGAGGGCGAGGTCGATGTGGCGGCCGCGGCCGGTGCGGTCGCGCTCGCGCAGGGCGGCGAGCACCGCCACCGCGGCGTAGAGGCCCGTGAGGACGTCGGTGAGCGCCACCCCCACCTTCTGCGGCTCGCCGCCGGGCTCGCCGGTGATGCTCATCAGCCCCCCCATGGCCTGGATGAGGAGGTCGTAGCCGGGGCGCGCGGCATAGGGCCCGTCCTGCCCGAAGCCGGTGATGGAGCAGTAGACGAGGCGCGGGTTGCGGGCGGAGAGGCTGGCGTAGTCGAGGCCGTAGCGCGCGAGCCCTCCGACCTTGAAGTTCTCCACCAGCGCGTCGCAGCGCTCGGCCAGCCGCGCCACCAGCGCCGCCCCCTCCGGACGGGCGAGATCCACCGCCACCGAGCGCTTGCCCCGGTTGGCGCAGAGAAAGTAGGCCGAGGGCGCACCCGCGGCGGGGTCGCCCGCCCAGGGCGGGCCCCAGCCGCGGGTCTCGTCGCCGCCCCCGGGCCGCTCCACCTTGATCACCTCGGCGCCGAGGTCGGCCAGGAGCTGCGTCGCCCAGGGGCCGGCGAGGACGCGGCTGAGGTCGAGGATGCGCACCCCCGCGAGCGGGCCCTCAGCCATCGATCCCCCCCATGCAGAGGTACTTGATCTCGACGAACTCCTCGATGCCGTACTTGGAGCCCTCGCGGCCGATGCCCGACTCCTTGACGCCGCCGAAGGGGGCCACCTCGTTGGAGAGGATGCCGGCGTTGATGCCCACCATGCCGTACTCGAGCCCGCGCGCCACGCGCCAGACCCGCCCCACGTCACGGGCGTAGAAGTAGGCGGCCAGCCCGTAGGGGGTGTCGTTGGCCAGGCGCACCGCCTCCTCCTCGGTGCGGAAGCGGAACAGCGGCGCCACCGGCCCGAAGGTCTCCTCGCGCGCCACCCGCATCTCCGGGGTGACGTCCACCAGCACCGTCGGCTCGTAGAAGTTGCCGCCGAGGGCATGGCGACGCCCGCCGGTGAGCACCCGCGCGCCCTTGGCGAGGGCGTCGGCGACGTGGGCCTCCACCTTGGCGAGGGCGTCGGCGTTGATGAGCGGCCCCTGCTGCACCCCCTCCTCGGTCCCGGGGCCCACGCGCATCGCCCGCACGCGCTCGGCGAGCCGCTCGGCGAAGGCCTCGTAGACCCCGTCCTGGACCAGAATGCGGTTGGCGCAGACGCAGGTCTGGCCGGTGTTGCGGTACTTGGAGGCGAGCGCTCCCTCCACCGCCGCCTCCAGGTCGGCATCGTCGAAGACGATGAAGGGGGCGTTGCCGCCGAGCTCGAGGCTGATCTTCTTCACGGTGGCGGCGCACTGCGCCATGAGCCGCTTGCCCACCTCGGTCGAGCCGGTGAAGGAGAGCTTGCGCACCGTCGG encodes:
- a CDS encoding acyl-CoA thioesterase — protein: MTHRRLVHRTRMPIRWGDMDALGHVNNAAYFRYFEQARVEWLERTGLGLVQDGVGAVIVNASCTYHRALVYPGEIEVAVYAGPPGRSSFETWYALHRTDAPEVLCAEGQARVVWVDHRAGRSVPLPEALRALLPAPAPDGVPASS
- a CDS encoding NAD-dependent succinate-semialdehyde dehydrogenase, with translation MIELSDPGLLRDRCYIDGAWVGAEATMPVSDPATGGVIAQVPRLGAAQTRQAVEAAARAFEDWRKRTAKERAALLKRWHALILAHQEDLARIMTAEQGKPLAEARGEVAYGASFVEWFAEEAKRVYGDVIPEHLPGHRIVVTKEPVGVVAAITPWNFPNAMITRKVAPALAAGCTVVVKPASATPLSALALAELAHRAGIPAGVLNVVTGPAGEIGGELTANPTVRKLSFTGSTEVGKRLMAQCAATVKKISLELGGNAPFIVFDDADLEAAVEGALASKYRNTGQTCVCANRILVQDGVYEAFAERLAERVRAMRVGPGTEEGVQQGPLINADALAKVEAHVADALAKGARVLTGGRRHALGGNFYEPTVLVDVTPEMRVAREETFGPVAPLFRFRTEEEAVRLANDTPYGLAAYFYARDVGRVWRVARGLEYGMVGINAGILSNEVAPFGGVKESGIGREGSKYGIEEFVEIKYLCMGGIDG
- a CDS encoding CaiB/BaiF CoA transferase family protein, whose product is MAEGPLAGVRILDLSRVLAGPWATQLLADLGAEVIKVERPGGGDETRGWGPPWAGDPAAGAPSAYFLCANRGKRSVAVDLARPEGAALVARLAERCDALVENFKVGGLARYGLDYASLSARNPRLVYCSITGFGQDGPYAARPGYDLLIQAMGGLMSITGEPGGEPQKVGVALTDVLTGLYAAVAVLAALRERDRTGRGRHIDLALMDVEVACLANQALNYLVSGEPPRRLGNAHPNIVPYQAFEAADGWFVVAVGNDAQFRRFCDVLGLAGLADEPRFATNAARVRHREALIPLLAARLRERPRAHWVQALEAAAVPAGPINDVADVFADPQVRHRGLARRLTHPRWGALPQVASPIRMDGAARMAEAAPPALGEHTEDVLRELAGVEAGEIARLREAGIIG